GTTGTGAATATGATGCCCGGAAACAGACGGGCTTTCATTTTCTTCAAAATGGATGGGCAGGCCTATGGCTTCAGCCTCTACGGTTAAATCCATAAGCATAACCATACCGTCCGGCTGAAAGCGTTTTTTCAAGGCTCTCAGGGTTTTCAACTGAATATCCGAATTCGTTAAGTTCTGTTTAAGGGTTGTACCGGTTAACTTAACACCATTGGCCCCGCTTAGGGGGATCACGGGAGCATGACCAAGACTTGAAATATTTTCCATTAAAGACGACATAATTTCCCCACTTTATTTTTAGGCGTTCAAATTATTATAGGGGGAATCATGTAATTAAGATGGGCGGTTCTTTAGAATTATTGTACTATTTTATCGTGTTTGGTGAACGGGCGATGATTTAATATCATAGTTAAGCACTATCCTTTTCAGAGGGGAACCATATTTTTATCAATTAGATTCCGGCCCAGGTTCAGGCACTCCTTTGCCGCTTCCTCCTCGAGAATGTAGCTGATCCCATCGTCGGCA
The DNA window shown above is from Oceanispirochaeta sp. and carries:
- a CDS encoding uroporphyrinogen decarboxylase family protein — encoded protein: MENISSLGHAPVIPLSGANGVKLTGTTLKQNLTNSDIQLKTLRALKKRFQPDGMVMLMDLTVEAEAIGLPIHFEENESPSVSGHHIHN